The following proteins come from a genomic window of Populus nigra chromosome 6, ddPopNigr1.1, whole genome shotgun sequence:
- the LOC133696733 gene encoding E3 ubiquitin-protein ligase BOI isoform X1, protein MLGGNNGNSLLPVFMDENHIPYQTNASNQLQLFGNLAAGCSIDPVNYFGNEHGTPILRANKRGREAEDFGRQQKLQISLNYNICQDEADRSASIPNPNPVSTGLRLSYDDDEHNSSITSASGSMSAAPSIILSLGDNIRTELDRQNDEFDQYIKIQEEYLAKGVRDLKQRHISSLLAAMEKGVSKKLQEKDREIENINRKNKDLIERIRQVAAEAQNWHYRAKYNESVVNVLKSNLQQAISQGADQGKEGFGDNEIDDAASYIEPNNYLNFSGDPAKPLPWNYQGLKEHVTCRACKTREVSMLLMPCRHLCLCKECDALINVCPVCRLIKTNSFQVFLS, encoded by the exons ATGCTGGGGGGCAACAATGGAAATTCTTTGCTTCCTGTTTTCATGGATGAGAATCATATTCCTTATCAGACTAACGCATCAAACCAGTTGCAGTTGTTTGGTAATT TGGCAGCTGGATGCAGCATTGATCCAGTGAATTATTTTGGTAATGAACATGGAACTCCTATCCTCCGTGCCAATAAACGTGGAAGGGAAGCAGAAGATTTTGGCAGACAGCAAAAGCTACAGATTTCGTTAAATTATAACATTTGTCAGGATGAAGCTGACCGCTCAGCAAGCATTCCAAACCCAAACCCTGTTTCAACAGGGTTGCGTCTAtcttatgatgatgatgaacacAACTCATCCATAACTTCTGCAAGTGGAAGTATGAGTGCTGCACCTTCAATCATCCTGTCCCTTGGTGACAATATTAGGACTGAGCTTGATCGGCAGAACGATGAGTTTGATCAGTATATCAAGATTCAG GAGGAGTACTTAGCTAAGGGGGTGAGGGACTTGAAGCAGAGACATATTTCTTCTTTGCTTGCTGCCATGGAGAAGGGTGTGAGCAAGAAGCTACAGGAAAAAGACAGAGAAATAGAGAACATAAACCGTAAAAACAAGGACTTGATTGAGAGAATAAGGCAGGTGGCTGCTGAAGCCCAGAACTGGCACTATAGAGCAAAGTACAATGAATCAGTTGTCAATGTCCTGAAGAGCAACCTCCAGCAGGCAATTTCACAGGGCGCTGATCAAGGGAAGGAAGGATTCGGAGACAATGAGATTGATGATGCTGCCTCTTACATTGAACCTAACAACTACCTGAACTTTTCAGGTGACCCTGCAAAGCCTCTCCCCTGGAACTATCAAGGCTTGAAGGAACATGTGACATGTCGAGCATGCAAAACAAGGGAAGTGTCCATGTTGTTAATGCCCTGTAGGCATCTCTGCTTGTGTAAAGAATGTGATGCGTTAATCAATGTTTGTCCTGTATGCCGGTTGATCAAAACTAATAGTTTTCAAGTGTTCTTGTCCTAA
- the LOC133696733 gene encoding E3 ubiquitin-protein ligase BOI isoform X2 yields MLGGNNGNSLLPVFMDENHIPYQTNASNQLQLFGNSGCSIDPVNYFGNEHGTPILRANKRGREAEDFGRQQKLQISLNYNICQDEADRSASIPNPNPVSTGLRLSYDDDEHNSSITSASGSMSAAPSIILSLGDNIRTELDRQNDEFDQYIKIQEEYLAKGVRDLKQRHISSLLAAMEKGVSKKLQEKDREIENINRKNKDLIERIRQVAAEAQNWHYRAKYNESVVNVLKSNLQQAISQGADQGKEGFGDNEIDDAASYIEPNNYLNFSGDPAKPLPWNYQGLKEHVTCRACKTREVSMLLMPCRHLCLCKECDALINVCPVCRLIKTNSFQVFLS; encoded by the exons ATGCTGGGGGGCAACAATGGAAATTCTTTGCTTCCTGTTTTCATGGATGAGAATCATATTCCTTATCAGACTAACGCATCAAACCAGTTGCAGTTGTTTGGTAATT CTGGATGCAGCATTGATCCAGTGAATTATTTTGGTAATGAACATGGAACTCCTATCCTCCGTGCCAATAAACGTGGAAGGGAAGCAGAAGATTTTGGCAGACAGCAAAAGCTACAGATTTCGTTAAATTATAACATTTGTCAGGATGAAGCTGACCGCTCAGCAAGCATTCCAAACCCAAACCCTGTTTCAACAGGGTTGCGTCTAtcttatgatgatgatgaacacAACTCATCCATAACTTCTGCAAGTGGAAGTATGAGTGCTGCACCTTCAATCATCCTGTCCCTTGGTGACAATATTAGGACTGAGCTTGATCGGCAGAACGATGAGTTTGATCAGTATATCAAGATTCAG GAGGAGTACTTAGCTAAGGGGGTGAGGGACTTGAAGCAGAGACATATTTCTTCTTTGCTTGCTGCCATGGAGAAGGGTGTGAGCAAGAAGCTACAGGAAAAAGACAGAGAAATAGAGAACATAAACCGTAAAAACAAGGACTTGATTGAGAGAATAAGGCAGGTGGCTGCTGAAGCCCAGAACTGGCACTATAGAGCAAAGTACAATGAATCAGTTGTCAATGTCCTGAAGAGCAACCTCCAGCAGGCAATTTCACAGGGCGCTGATCAAGGGAAGGAAGGATTCGGAGACAATGAGATTGATGATGCTGCCTCTTACATTGAACCTAACAACTACCTGAACTTTTCAGGTGACCCTGCAAAGCCTCTCCCCTGGAACTATCAAGGCTTGAAGGAACATGTGACATGTCGAGCATGCAAAACAAGGGAAGTGTCCATGTTGTTAATGCCCTGTAGGCATCTCTGCTTGTGTAAAGAATGTGATGCGTTAATCAATGTTTGTCCTGTATGCCGGTTGATCAAAACTAATAGTTTTCAAGTGTTCTTGTCCTAA